Proteins encoded in a region of the Mycolicibacterium duvalii genome:
- a CDS encoding SDR family oxidoreductase → MTVKQFEGASAIVSGGAGGLGEATVRRLHAEGLGVVIADLAADKGKALADELGSRALFASTDVTSEDSILGAIEQAKQLGQLRYAVVAHGGFGVAQRIVQRDGSPADFGGFTKTIDLYLNGTYNMARLVAASVAAAEPNDSGERGALVLTASIAGYEGQIGQTAYAAAKAGVIGLTIAAARDLSSVGVRVNTIAPGTMKTPIMESVGEEAIAKFAANVPFPRRLGTPAEFADAATFLLTNGYVNGEVLRLDGAQRFTPK, encoded by the coding sequence GTGACAGTAAAGCAATTCGAGGGCGCCTCGGCGATTGTCAGTGGCGGCGCGGGCGGTCTGGGTGAGGCGACGGTCCGTCGCCTGCACGCCGAAGGCCTGGGCGTGGTGATCGCCGATCTCGCTGCCGACAAGGGCAAGGCACTGGCTGACGAATTGGGCTCCCGGGCACTGTTCGCCAGCACCGATGTCACCAGCGAGGACAGCATCCTCGGCGCCATCGAGCAGGCCAAGCAGCTCGGTCAGCTGCGTTACGCCGTTGTCGCCCACGGCGGTTTCGGTGTGGCGCAGCGGATCGTGCAGCGCGATGGCAGCCCGGCGGATTTCGGTGGATTCACCAAGACCATCGACCTCTACCTCAATGGGACCTACAACATGGCGCGGCTGGTGGCGGCATCTGTCGCCGCCGCCGAACCGAATGACAGCGGCGAACGCGGTGCCCTGGTGCTGACCGCCTCGATCGCGGGCTACGAGGGCCAGATCGGTCAGACCGCTTACGCCGCAGCCAAAGCCGGCGTCATCGGGTTGACGATTGCCGCCGCCCGGGACCTGAGCTCGGTGGGTGTGCGCGTCAATACCATCGCCCCGGGAACAATGAAGACCCCGATCATGGAGTCGGTCGGCGAGGAGGCCATCGCCAAGTTCGCCGCCAACGTGCCGTTCCCCAGGCGTCTCGGCACTCCCGCCGAATTCGCCGATGCGGCAACGTTCCTGCTCACGAACGGGTACGTCAACGGCGAGGTGCTGCGCCTGGACGGGGCGCAGCGCTTCACGCCGAAGTAA
- a CDS encoding enoyl-CoA hydratase/isomerase family protein: protein MSDTLIGGPRPPDGNWLGTPYLKFDREGAFAICTLDRPQARNAMTPAMYFGIRYAISRVNSDPDLAGLLITGTGDVFAPGGDLAQGAEDNWMDFASTMGMDVTPFDILRQSPKPVVSAVNGLCQGGGLQIAMCSDLAVVSDRATFRVPELFRGIADTYYSQVLARLIGPVRTKDLMFTGRTLTAEEAVEWGMVARMVPHDELLDVAKTLLAQCCRTAPGARGVVKASLDNYLGLYDRIGMQASLSGPEPREGFRAFKQKNSPSWVHPELQVDGRL from the coding sequence GTGTCCGACACTCTCATTGGCGGCCCGCGCCCGCCCGACGGCAACTGGTTGGGAACCCCTTACCTGAAATTTGACCGCGAAGGGGCGTTCGCGATCTGCACCCTGGACCGGCCCCAGGCGCGGAATGCGATGACGCCTGCGATGTACTTCGGGATCCGGTACGCGATCAGTCGCGTCAACTCCGACCCCGATCTGGCGGGCCTGCTGATCACCGGCACCGGCGACGTCTTCGCGCCGGGCGGAGACTTGGCTCAAGGCGCCGAAGACAATTGGATGGACTTCGCGTCCACCATGGGCATGGACGTCACGCCGTTCGACATCCTGCGGCAGTCGCCCAAACCCGTGGTGTCCGCGGTCAACGGCCTGTGCCAAGGCGGCGGTCTGCAGATCGCAATGTGCAGTGATCTGGCTGTCGTCAGTGACCGGGCCACCTTCCGGGTCCCGGAGTTGTTCCGGGGTATCGCTGACACCTATTACAGTCAGGTGTTGGCCCGGCTGATCGGCCCGGTCCGTACCAAAGATCTGATGTTCACCGGTCGTACGCTCACCGCCGAAGAAGCCGTCGAGTGGGGAATGGTGGCCAGGATGGTGCCTCATGACGAGCTACTCGATGTGGCGAAAACCCTGCTGGCACAATGTTGCCGGACTGCTCCCGGGGCGCGAGGTGTGGTGAAGGCCAGTCTGGACAACTACCTGGGTCTGTACGACCGAATCGGCATGCAGGCCAGTCTGTCCGGTCCCGAGCCGAGGGAAGGCTTCCGTGCGTTCAAGCAGAAGAACTCACCGTCGTGGGTGCACCCGGAATTGCAGGTCGACGGCCGGCTTTAA
- a CDS encoding mycofactocin-coupled SDR family oxidoreductase yields the protein MGSLDGRVVFITGAARGQGRSHAVMCAEEGADIVGVDICEHLDVVPYPLGTAEDLEETARLVEKTGRQMLTRKADVRDISALQVAFDAGVEEFGYIDTVIANAGVILTNLDERDAPEALKLGIDIMQIGVWNSFQVAIPHLKERGQGGNLIATSSMAALLDLTDGRGGSDAYVMAKLAITGLVRAYGNLLAPDRIRVNAVAPTNCATPMITENPAIFKVIETYPHLANAMQTALPDLPLIEPRDVSNAILFLISDAGRAFTGSLLKVDAGMDVRR from the coding sequence ATGGGTTCACTCGACGGCCGCGTTGTGTTCATCACCGGAGCCGCCCGCGGACAGGGCCGGTCACATGCGGTGATGTGTGCCGAGGAAGGCGCCGACATCGTCGGCGTCGATATTTGCGAGCACCTCGACGTCGTCCCCTACCCGCTGGGGACGGCCGAAGATCTCGAAGAGACCGCCCGCCTGGTCGAGAAGACCGGCCGCCAGATGCTCACTCGTAAGGCCGACGTCCGCGACATCTCCGCCCTGCAGGTGGCGTTCGACGCAGGAGTGGAAGAGTTCGGTTACATCGACACGGTGATCGCCAATGCCGGTGTCATCCTGACCAACCTCGATGAGCGGGACGCTCCGGAAGCACTCAAGCTGGGCATCGACATCATGCAGATCGGCGTGTGGAACTCCTTCCAGGTCGCCATCCCCCACCTCAAGGAGCGTGGCCAGGGCGGCAACCTGATCGCGACCAGCTCGATGGCCGCCCTGCTCGACCTGACCGACGGCCGCGGCGGTTCGGACGCCTACGTCATGGCCAAGCTCGCGATCACCGGGCTGGTCCGGGCGTACGGGAATCTGCTTGCCCCCGACCGCATCCGCGTCAACGCGGTGGCGCCGACCAATTGTGCGACACCGATGATCACCGAGAACCCGGCCATCTTTAAGGTGATCGAGACCTACCCGCATCTGGCCAACGCGATGCAGACCGCTCTCCCGGATCTGCCCCTGATCGAGCCGCGTGACGTCAGCAACGCCATCCTGTTCCTGATCAGCGACGCCGGCCGCGCATTCACGGGAAGCCTGCTGAAGGTCGACGCCGGCATGGACGTTCGGCGCTGA
- a CDS encoding SDR family oxidoreductase: MHYGIEGRSALVVGGSAGIGFEVAKLLAAEGARVAVLARTKDNVDAAVEAIRGEGGTAVGVAADVSNPDQLTDAVNTVTAAHGSPLIVIGQAKYQRPGDFADITDVNIYRESFEAHTMSQILLLQSVLPAMQEAGWGRFVHIGSATAKEPAGNIHHAVANTSRPSTIGLLKTVSDEYARYGITVNTVAPGWIETENALAYLDQHLGASSEQERRDFMLTQARVPAARMGKPTEIASLIAYLCSEPAGYLTGSWIEVDGGLHRSAF, encoded by the coding sequence ATGCACTACGGAATTGAAGGCCGATCGGCACTGGTCGTCGGCGGAAGCGCGGGAATCGGTTTCGAGGTCGCCAAATTGCTCGCCGCAGAAGGCGCCAGGGTGGCTGTGCTGGCCCGCACCAAGGACAACGTCGACGCGGCGGTCGAGGCGATCCGCGGCGAGGGCGGCACGGCGGTCGGTGTCGCCGCCGATGTCAGCAATCCGGACCAACTCACCGACGCCGTGAACACGGTGACCGCTGCCCACGGTTCGCCGCTGATCGTCATCGGCCAGGCCAAGTACCAGCGACCCGGAGACTTCGCCGACATCACCGATGTCAACATTTACCGCGAGTCGTTCGAAGCGCACACCATGAGCCAGATACTGCTGCTGCAGTCGGTTCTGCCGGCGATGCAGGAAGCCGGCTGGGGCAGGTTCGTGCACATCGGGTCGGCCACCGCCAAGGAGCCGGCGGGCAATATCCACCATGCAGTCGCCAACACCAGCCGGCCGTCGACGATCGGCTTGCTCAAGACGGTCTCCGATGAGTACGCCCGATACGGCATCACGGTCAACACCGTCGCCCCCGGCTGGATCGAGACCGAGAATGCCCTGGCGTACCTGGACCAGCATCTCGGCGCGAGCTCCGAACAGGAGCGTCGCGACTTCATGCTAACCCAGGCCCGGGTGCCTGCAGCGCGGATGGGCAAGCCGACTGAAATCGCCTCGCTCATCGCATATCTGTGCTCGGAACCCGCCGGGTATCTCACCGGCAGCTGGATCGAAGTCGACGGCGGATTGCACCGTTCCGCCTTCTAA
- a CDS encoding cytochrome P450, which produces MAADRAVGWNTVREAGRVVYIDGWYYLTQREDVLAALRTPEIFSSKKAFDVLGSPLPLVPISFDPPEHTRFRKILQPFFSPHTLSEMLPSLQKQAIEIIDDVVTKGECEVVADVAIPYPSQVFLTLFGLPLKDRDRLVAWKDSVIALADSPTLEGADLTPALELFAYLTEAIGERQANPGSDILSQVLTGEDALDDAEVMGLSYLFVLAGLDTVTAAMTAALLELARNPQLRATLREDPSQTAVFVEEIVRLEPPAPILPRVTTSEVTIGDITLPPGSQVRLCIGAINRDDSDEISTNDVVMDGKVHRHWGFGGGPHRCLGSHLARMELTLIVDEWLKRIPDFSLEPGFEPHIVFPAQTFCLERLPLQLG; this is translated from the coding sequence ATGGCGGCCGACCGTGCCGTCGGATGGAACACCGTGCGCGAGGCCGGGCGGGTCGTGTACATCGACGGCTGGTACTACCTGACGCAGCGTGAGGACGTGCTCGCCGCCCTGCGCACTCCGGAGATCTTCTCGTCGAAGAAGGCCTTCGATGTACTCGGCAGCCCACTGCCGCTCGTACCCATCTCGTTCGATCCGCCGGAACACACGCGGTTCCGCAAGATCCTTCAACCCTTTTTCAGCCCGCACACTCTGTCGGAAATGTTGCCCTCGTTACAGAAGCAGGCGATCGAGATCATCGACGACGTCGTCACCAAGGGTGAGTGCGAAGTCGTGGCCGATGTCGCGATCCCCTACCCGTCACAGGTGTTCCTAACGTTGTTCGGACTGCCTCTGAAGGATCGCGACCGGCTCGTCGCCTGGAAGGATTCCGTTATCGCGCTGGCGGATTCGCCGACGCTGGAGGGCGCTGATCTGACCCCGGCGCTCGAGCTGTTCGCATACCTCACCGAGGCCATCGGCGAGCGGCAGGCCAACCCCGGAAGCGACATCCTCTCCCAGGTACTCACCGGCGAGGACGCCCTCGACGACGCCGAGGTGATGGGCCTGAGTTATCTGTTCGTGCTCGCCGGGCTGGACACCGTCACCGCGGCGATGACCGCGGCCCTGCTGGAACTCGCGCGTAACCCGCAGCTGCGTGCCACGCTGCGTGAAGATCCGAGCCAGACGGCTGTGTTCGTGGAGGAGATCGTCCGATTGGAACCGCCCGCTCCGATCCTCCCACGGGTCACCACCAGCGAGGTCACGATCGGGGACATCACACTGCCGCCGGGTTCCCAGGTGCGGCTGTGCATCGGCGCGATCAACCGGGACGACAGCGACGAGATCTCGACCAACGACGTCGTGATGGACGGAAAGGTCCACCGGCACTGGGGCTTCGGTGGCGGTCCGCACCGCTGCCTGGGTTCACACCTGGCTCGGATGGAGCTCACCCTGATCGTCGATGAGTGGCTCAAGCGGATTCCTGACTTCTCGCTGGAACCCGGGTTCGAACCGCACATCGTGTTCCCTGCCCAGACCTTCTGCTTGGAGCGCCTGCCGCTGCAGCTGGGTTGA
- the fadD4 gene encoding fatty-acid--CoA ligase FadD4: MQIRDHVRADRPAVILAGAGTAISFRELEERANRLAHFWRAAGLREGDTVAVLMENNEHIHAVMWAARRSGLYYTLINTHLTAAEAAYIVDNSGAAAIIGSRAMRRVCEGLGRHLAGGLPGSLLIADDDLEGWLRYPECVAEQPSTPIPGETEGDLLQYSSGTTGRPKGIRRELPHLSPAEAPNILMPLMAAVGITGESVYLSPAPLYHTAPSFWTMAVQSLGGTTVVMEKFDPESALEAIQRYGVTHCQFVPAMFVRMLKLPDYVRSSYDVSSLQRVVHAAAPCPVEIKKQMIHWWGPIIDEYYASSEAVGASFIRAQDWLDHPGSVGRPLVGVPHILDENYRELPPGIAGEIYFEGGHPFQYLKDEEKTSAAHDPRGWMTVGDVGYLDDDGYLYLTDRRHHVIISGGVNIYPQEAEDLLITHPKVLDAAVFGIPDNEMGQSVKGVAQTVDPADATEAFATELLDWLRSRLAHYKCPRSISFEAQLPRSDTGKLYKQTLVAKYSLPA; encoded by the coding sequence ATGCAGATTCGTGACCACGTCCGAGCTGACAGACCCGCCGTCATTCTCGCCGGGGCGGGCACGGCGATCAGCTTCCGAGAACTCGAGGAACGAGCCAATCGGCTGGCGCACTTCTGGCGAGCAGCCGGCCTGCGCGAGGGGGATACCGTCGCGGTGCTCATGGAGAACAATGAGCACATTCACGCGGTGATGTGGGCGGCTCGCCGCAGCGGGCTGTACTACACGCTGATCAACACCCACTTGACCGCCGCCGAGGCGGCCTACATCGTCGACAACAGCGGCGCTGCCGCCATCATCGGGTCGCGGGCGATGCGCAGGGTTTGCGAGGGTCTCGGCAGGCATCTGGCCGGCGGCTTGCCCGGGTCGTTGCTGATCGCTGACGATGATCTCGAGGGATGGCTGCGCTATCCGGAATGTGTTGCCGAGCAGCCCTCGACGCCGATCCCCGGTGAGACTGAAGGTGACCTGCTGCAATATTCGTCAGGCACGACCGGGCGGCCCAAGGGTATTCGCCGCGAGCTTCCTCATCTGTCGCCGGCCGAAGCGCCGAACATCCTGATGCCGCTGATGGCTGCGGTCGGAATCACCGGGGAATCGGTGTACTTGAGCCCGGCGCCGCTGTACCACACCGCGCCGTCGTTCTGGACGATGGCGGTGCAGTCACTGGGCGGCACCACGGTTGTCATGGAGAAGTTCGACCCGGAAAGTGCGCTCGAAGCCATCCAACGCTACGGCGTCACCCACTGCCAATTCGTGCCCGCCATGTTCGTGAGGATGCTCAAACTGCCGGATTACGTGCGTAGTTCGTACGATGTCTCCAGTTTGCAGCGGGTGGTGCACGCGGCCGCGCCGTGCCCAGTCGAGATCAAGAAACAGATGATCCATTGGTGGGGGCCGATCATCGACGAATACTACGCGTCCTCTGAAGCCGTCGGCGCGTCCTTTATCCGCGCGCAGGACTGGCTGGACCACCCGGGCTCGGTCGGCAGGCCGCTGGTCGGGGTCCCGCACATCCTCGACGAGAACTATCGGGAGTTGCCGCCGGGCATTGCCGGCGAAATCTATTTCGAGGGCGGCCATCCCTTCCAGTACCTGAAAGACGAGGAGAAGACCTCCGCCGCGCATGACCCGCGTGGTTGGATGACAGTGGGCGACGTCGGATACCTCGACGACGACGGGTATCTGTATCTTACCGACCGCCGCCATCACGTGATCATCTCCGGCGGGGTCAACATTTACCCGCAGGAGGCCGAGGACCTGCTGATCACCCACCCCAAGGTGCTGGACGCGGCAGTGTTCGGCATTCCCGACAACGAGATGGGGCAGAGCGTCAAAGGCGTTGCGCAGACCGTCGATCCGGCCGATGCCACCGAGGCGTTCGCGACCGAGTTGCTCGATTGGTTGCGAAGCCGGTTGGCGCATTATAAGTGCCCGCGTTCGATCTCGTTCGAAGCGCAGCTACCGCGGAGCGATACCGGCAAGCTCTACAAGCAGACGCTGGTCGCCAAGTACTCGCTGCCGGCGTGA
- a CDS encoding cysteine hydrolase family protein — protein MECQSGVLGPQSVLPAFAADSADLVGNVGRLLDAARAFGARVVHATYEGNLGGRPTGTARLWRALGPATAHWRPGMAETSVMPELLGEHDIVLPRHHGLFPTVDSELLPVLKGLGITTIVLVGVSLNLAVTHTAGHATQAGFELVVPRDAVGGTPAEYAEQVLDNTIAVLGRPSTVDRLIGEWTGAADTG, from the coding sequence ATCGAATGCCAGAGCGGGGTGCTGGGCCCTCAATCGGTCCTTCCCGCGTTTGCCGCCGACAGCGCTGACCTCGTGGGCAACGTTGGCCGATTACTCGATGCCGCCCGAGCCTTCGGCGCGCGGGTGGTGCACGCCACCTATGAAGGCAACCTGGGCGGTCGGCCGACAGGAACGGCACGACTGTGGCGCGCACTCGGCCCAGCCACAGCGCACTGGCGGCCCGGAATGGCCGAAACTTCGGTCATGCCGGAGTTGTTGGGCGAGCACGACATTGTACTCCCCCGCCACCACGGACTGTTCCCCACAGTGGACTCCGAACTGTTGCCAGTACTGAAGGGCCTTGGCATCACCACCATCGTTCTCGTGGGGGTATCGCTGAACTTGGCCGTCACGCACACCGCGGGCCACGCCACGCAGGCCGGTTTCGAACTGGTGGTACCCCGCGACGCTGTCGGCGGGACACCGGCCGAGTACGCAGAACAAGTGCTGGACAACACCATCGCCGTGCTCGGGCGACCGAGCACGGTCGACCGACTGATCGGCGAATGGACTGGTGCGGCCGACACCGGCTAG
- a CDS encoding mammalian cell entry protein produces MGVDADTAGKLSPSGGDSEEATTTVDEFQLTELDGTEDYEGAVAERDDDADPASKTKGRIRSPLLLGLIAGLVSLAAVSSVSIWLGYQNHESRLLDSERERYLEVARQGAVNLTTIDHQQADTDIQRILDAATGQFYDDFVQRSQPFVDVVKNSQSTSQGTVTEAGLESFSGEEAQAIVAVSVTTSVAGAPEQQARSWRMRLTVQKSGEDLKISNVGFVA; encoded by the coding sequence ATGGGAGTCGATGCTGATACCGCCGGGAAGTTGAGTCCGTCGGGTGGCGATTCCGAGGAAGCTACGACCACGGTCGACGAGTTCCAGCTGACCGAACTCGACGGCACCGAAGACTACGAGGGGGCGGTGGCCGAGCGCGATGACGATGCAGACCCCGCGTCGAAGACGAAGGGGCGCATTCGGTCCCCGCTGCTCCTTGGGCTCATCGCCGGACTGGTTTCACTCGCGGCGGTGAGCTCCGTCTCCATCTGGCTCGGCTACCAAAACCACGAGTCCCGGCTGCTGGATTCGGAACGTGAACGGTACCTCGAGGTCGCCCGGCAGGGCGCCGTGAATCTGACCACCATCGATCACCAGCAGGCCGACACTGATATCCAACGGATCCTCGATGCTGCCACCGGCCAGTTTTACGACGATTTCGTCCAACGTTCCCAGCCTTTCGTCGATGTCGTCAAGAACTCCCAGTCGACGTCGCAGGGCACGGTCACCGAGGCAGGCCTGGAATCCTTCTCGGGTGAGGAAGCCCAGGCGATCGTCGCGGTGTCGGTGACCACCTCGGTCGCAGGCGCACCTGAGCAGCAGGCCCGGTCCTGGCGGATGCGCCTGACGGTGCAGAAGTCGGGCGAGGATCTCAAGATCTCGAATGTCGGTTTCGTCGCATGA
- a CDS encoding MCE family protein → MHLTRRIWIQLAIFVVVSLVAISVMAFGYVKLPRLLGVGTYQVTVELPEAGGLYERANVTYRGTEVGQVKAVTLNDGEVDAVLALTSSIDIPSDLDAEVHSVSAVGEQYIALLPRDGSSAPLKNGDVITRDRSSVPPDINELLNATNRGLEAIPGDNLTTTVDEAYVALGGLGPELSRFIKGSTALAIDARANLDELTNVVDNVGPLLETQTDTSDSVQAWAANLAEVTQQLRDNDAAVRGVLEDGAPATEEVRALFDRLQPTLPVILSNLVAVGEVAVAYQPAIEQLLVLLPTGTEAIQAVSVANRNTKQDYKGAFLSFNLNLNLPSVCNTGFLPPQQQRAAAFEDYPDAPPGDIYCRVPQDSTLNVRGARNVPCLTRPGKRAPTAAMCESDEVYVPLNDGFNWKGDPNATVTGQAVPQPRTGTSPSAEAPAAAGAAPPAAPPPDIAVAKYDPATGTYIGPDGKVYTQSNLATDASKEQTWESMLIPPGS, encoded by the coding sequence ATGCATCTGACCAGACGCATCTGGATCCAGCTGGCGATCTTCGTGGTCGTCTCACTGGTGGCCATATCGGTGATGGCATTCGGTTATGTGAAGCTGCCGCGACTGCTCGGTGTGGGCACCTATCAGGTCACTGTCGAGTTGCCCGAGGCGGGCGGACTCTACGAGCGGGCCAACGTGACCTACCGCGGAACGGAGGTCGGCCAGGTCAAAGCTGTGACATTGAACGATGGCGAAGTCGACGCGGTGCTGGCACTGACGTCAAGTATCGACATCCCATCCGATCTCGACGCCGAGGTGCACAGCGTTAGTGCCGTGGGTGAGCAGTACATCGCGCTGTTGCCGCGCGACGGGAGCTCCGCTCCGTTGAAGAACGGGGATGTCATCACCCGTGATCGGAGTTCGGTGCCCCCGGACATCAACGAGTTGCTCAACGCGACGAACCGTGGCTTAGAGGCCATTCCCGGCGACAACCTCACGACGACAGTCGACGAAGCGTACGTCGCGTTGGGAGGCTTGGGCCCCGAGCTGTCGCGGTTCATCAAAGGGTCCACCGCGTTGGCCATCGATGCGAGAGCGAATCTCGACGAGCTCACCAACGTGGTCGACAACGTCGGGCCACTGCTCGAGACCCAGACCGATACGTCGGACTCGGTCCAGGCATGGGCGGCGAATCTGGCCGAGGTCACCCAGCAGCTCAGGGACAACGACGCGGCGGTCCGTGGGGTGTTGGAGGACGGCGCGCCTGCGACGGAAGAGGTGCGTGCGCTCTTCGACCGGTTGCAGCCGACGCTGCCGGTTATTCTGTCGAATCTGGTGGCCGTCGGTGAGGTGGCCGTTGCCTACCAGCCCGCCATCGAACAGCTTCTGGTGCTGCTGCCCACCGGCACCGAAGCGATCCAGGCGGTAAGTGTCGCGAACCGAAACACCAAGCAGGACTACAAGGGTGCATTTCTGAGCTTCAACCTCAACCTGAACCTGCCCTCGGTCTGCAACACGGGTTTCCTTCCGCCCCAGCAGCAACGCGCTGCCGCTTTCGAGGATTACCCCGACGCTCCTCCCGGCGACATCTACTGCCGGGTGCCGCAGGATTCGACACTGAACGTACGCGGCGCACGGAACGTGCCGTGCCTCACTCGCCCCGGCAAGCGGGCACCGACTGCGGCGATGTGTGAGAGCGACGAGGTCTACGTGCCGCTCAATGACGGCTTCAATTGGAAGGGTGACCCGAACGCGACGGTGACCGGACAGGCTGTGCCGCAGCCTCGTACGGGTACGTCACCTTCCGCTGAGGCGCCCGCCGCCGCCGGCGCTGCGCCGCCGGCCGCGCCGCCGCCCGACATTGCGGTCGCCAAGTACGACCCGGCGACCGGCACCTATATCGGACCCGACGGCAAGGTCTACACCCAATCCAACCTCGCCACCGACGCTTCGAAGGAGCAGACATGGGAGTCGATGCTGATACCGCCGGGAAGTTGA
- a CDS encoding virulence factor Mce family protein — MVPAVLVAVVAVSASGCADWRGANSLPLPGTAGSGPGSYTIQAQLPDVDNIERNSRVRVGDVTVGNVTKIERQGWNALLTMSIDGDVVLPANTTAAVGQTSLLGSLHVELNPPADSPPEGRLAEGSLIPLESSSFYPSTEQTLASVSLVLNGGGIGNIQDITQTLSTAFSGRADELRSLITELDKFIKYLNDQTGDIIAATESLNNLAGQIAEQKPVVDRAIKTIPDALVVLNDQRNNLVDALDQLGKFSALAADSVNQSRDALVKNLKNLGPVLKSLADAGPALTRSLDFYLTFPFPKPTLTKWLRGDYANLTAVIDLTLSRLDASFLTGTFLEGELTELELQWGRTIGQMPSPYTRRNPLVVPYHFDQGP; from the coding sequence ATGGTTCCTGCGGTCCTGGTGGCGGTCGTCGCCGTGAGCGCGTCGGGTTGCGCCGACTGGCGGGGTGCGAACTCGCTGCCACTGCCAGGTACCGCGGGCAGTGGCCCAGGCTCGTACACCATCCAGGCGCAACTGCCCGATGTCGACAACATCGAACGCAACTCGCGGGTGCGTGTCGGCGACGTCACAGTCGGTAACGTCACCAAGATCGAACGACAGGGCTGGAACGCCCTGCTGACGATGTCGATCGACGGTGACGTCGTCCTGCCGGCGAACACCACGGCGGCAGTCGGCCAGACCAGTCTTCTCGGGTCACTGCATGTCGAGCTGAACCCGCCGGCGGATTCGCCGCCGGAAGGCAGGCTCGCCGAGGGGTCGCTGATTCCGCTGGAATCGAGTTCCTTCTACCCGAGCACCGAGCAGACGCTGGCGTCGGTGTCGTTGGTGCTCAACGGCGGTGGCATCGGGAACATCCAGGACATCACCCAAACACTGAGTACCGCGTTCAGCGGTCGGGCGGATGAACTGCGCAGTCTAATCACCGAGTTGGACAAGTTCATCAAATACCTCAACGACCAGACCGGCGATATCATCGCCGCGACGGAGAGCCTGAACAACCTGGCCGGTCAGATCGCCGAACAGAAGCCGGTGGTGGACCGGGCGATCAAGACGATCCCCGACGCGCTCGTCGTGCTCAACGACCAGCGCAACAACCTGGTCGACGCCCTCGACCAATTGGGCAAATTCAGCGCGTTGGCCGCCGACTCGGTGAACCAGTCGAGGGATGCGCTGGTCAAGAACCTGAAAAATCTCGGGCCGGTGCTGAAGTCGTTGGCCGACGCCGGACCGGCGCTCACCCGCTCGCTGGATTTCTACCTCACCTTCCCCTTCCCGAAACCCACACTGACGAAGTGGCTTCGAGGCGACTACGCGAACCTCACCGCGGTGATCGACTTGACGTTGAGTCGACTCGACGCATCGTTCTTGACGGGCACCTTCTTGGAGGGTGAGCTGACAGAACTCGAACTGCAATGGGGTCGCACCATCGGTCAGATGCCCAGCCCCTACACCCGCCGCAACCCACTGGTTGTGCCCTACCACTTCGACCAGGGGCCGTGA